The following proteins are co-located in the Bacillus pumilus genome:
- a CDS encoding Spx/MgsR family RNA polymerase-binding regulatory protein, whose protein sequence is MSDITFYSYPSCTSCRKTKHWLKANQIDFKERHLFRETPTLDELKKILSLTTEGMDEILATRSQAFKSLNLNINDLKVNEVLELLIEKPKLLRRPIIIDGNKLVVGYNPGELMKISKKKAIHQSVS, encoded by the coding sequence ATGAGTGACATTACTTTTTATTCATACCCGAGCTGCACGTCTTGCCGCAAAACAAAACATTGGCTAAAGGCGAATCAAATTGATTTTAAAGAGCGTCACCTTTTCAGAGAAACGCCAACTCTAGATGAATTAAAAAAGATTCTTTCCTTAACGACAGAGGGAATGGATGAAATTTTAGCCACGCGAAGCCAAGCTTTTAAAAGCTTAAATTTAAATATTAATGATTTAAAAGTAAACGAGGTACTTGAGCTTCTCATTGAAAAACCAAAGTTGCTGCGGAGACCGATCATCATTGATGGGAATAAATTAGTGGTTGGCTATAATCCCGGGGAACTCATGAAAATATCAAAAAAGAAAGCGATTCATCAATCGGTTTCCTAA
- a CDS encoding LTA synthase family protein, with protein sequence MRKKRLQAMSFLLIATLLMWVKTYVIYKSSFNIKIENFMQEFILFINPLSFLLFIFGIGLFFKEKNRNRYIIVTSFILTFILLANIVFYRFYSDFLTIPVLFQTNNMGDLGSSITSLIEPVDLLMFVDIIILIWLYKKQPSFRTDVTISRKERAAYYLFVAATFFFNLGLAETERPELLTRSFDREMLVKNISLYNFHIYDGVLQSKQSAQRALADSNNLTEIENYVSANQTDRNEKTFGQAKGRNVILVSLESTQSFVVNEKLNGKEITPFLNKLIKKSYNFSNFYHQTGQGKTSDSEFIVDNSLYSLGRGAVFFTNPSNEYTAIPELLKDEGYHSSVIHANNKSFWNRDLIYDSFGYDKFFDINSFDVNEENSVGWGLKDGPFFEQSAELMKSIPQPFYTRLITLTNHFPFDLDEEDKLIDEYDSKSKTLNKFFPTVRYQDEALKIFFEKMKEAGLYDNSIFVLYGDHYGISENHNEAMGQFLNKEITPFEEVQLQKVPFVVHIPGITDKNPKEIDTVGGQVDIRPTVLNLLGIDTSKQIQFGHDLLSKDTNDFTVLRDGSFITKDSIFTDGVCYNKETGEPRDDETVCQSYEEKAKQELQFSDQIIYGDLLRFYDRSSPDHSPSKKEDESKLKKAS encoded by the coding sequence ATGCGAAAGAAAAGATTACAGGCGATGTCATTTTTACTGATTGCGACTTTGTTAATGTGGGTCAAAACCTATGTTATCTATAAATCTAGCTTTAATATCAAAATTGAAAATTTCATGCAGGAGTTTATCCTGTTTATTAATCCGCTTAGCTTTCTCTTGTTTATCTTCGGTATCGGTTTATTCTTTAAAGAAAAAAATCGCAATCGATATATCATCGTGACGAGCTTTATCCTGACATTCATTTTGTTAGCCAACATTGTATTTTATCGATTCTATAGTGATTTTCTAACCATCCCCGTCCTATTTCAAACAAACAATATGGGTGACCTCGGGTCAAGTATTACCTCTTTAATTGAACCAGTCGATTTGCTGATGTTCGTTGATATCATCATTTTAATTTGGCTCTATAAAAAACAGCCTTCCTTTAGAACGGATGTCACCATTTCACGAAAGGAACGAGCAGCATATTACTTATTTGTGGCAGCCACATTCTTCTTTAACCTTGGCTTGGCTGAAACTGAAAGACCAGAACTGTTAACTCGTTCATTCGACCGTGAGATGCTAGTGAAAAATATTAGCTTATATAACTTCCATATTTATGATGGGGTTCTGCAATCGAAGCAGTCCGCTCAACGGGCTCTTGCTGACAGCAATAACTTAACCGAAATTGAAAACTATGTAAGCGCGAATCAAACCGACCGTAACGAAAAAACGTTCGGTCAAGCAAAAGGACGAAATGTCATTCTTGTATCACTTGAGTCTACTCAGAGCTTTGTGGTCAACGAAAAATTGAATGGGAAAGAAATCACCCCGTTCTTGAACAAATTAATCAAGAAAAGTTACAACTTTAGCAATTTCTATCATCAAACAGGTCAAGGGAAAACCTCTGACTCAGAGTTTATTGTTGATAATTCTCTCTACTCACTTGGAAGAGGGGCCGTGTTCTTTACAAATCCAAGTAATGAGTATACAGCCATACCTGAGCTGTTAAAGGATGAGGGCTATCACTCTTCTGTTATTCATGCGAATAACAAAAGCTTCTGGAACCGTGACCTGATCTACGATAGCTTTGGCTACGATAAGTTTTTTGATATTAACTCATTTGATGTGAATGAAGAGAACTCAGTTGGCTGGGGATTGAAAGATGGTCCGTTCTTCGAGCAGTCAGCGGAATTGATGAAGTCTATCCCGCAGCCTTTCTATACGAGATTGATTACATTAACGAATCACTTTCCATTTGATCTAGACGAAGAAGATAAGCTTATTGATGAATATGATTCTAAGAGCAAAACGTTAAACAAGTTCTTCCCTACAGTGCGTTATCAGGATGAGGCACTTAAGATTTTCTTTGAAAAGATGAAGGAAGCAGGTTTATACGACAACTCCATTTTTGTTTTATATGGGGATCACTACGGAATTTCAGAAAACCATAACGAAGCTATGGGACAATTCTTAAATAAAGAGATTACACCATTTGAAGAAGTGCAGCTTCAAAAAGTACCGTTTGTTGTACACATACCAGGGATAACGGATAAGAATCCAAAAGAAATTGATACGGTGGGTGGTCAGGTGGATATCCGTCCAACTGTACTCAACCTTCTAGGAATTGATACAAGTAAGCAAATTCAATTTGGTCATGACCTATTATCGAAAGATACAAATGACTTTACAGTGCTCCGTGATGGAAGCTTTATTACGAAGGACAGCATTTTCACAGACGGTGTTTGCTACAATAAAGAAACGGGCGAGCCAAGAGACGATGAAACCGTTTGTCAGTCTTATGAAGAAAAGGCAAAGCAAGAGCTTCAATTCTCTGATCAAATTATCTACGGGGATCTCCTTAGATTTTATGACCGGAGCAGCCCGGACCATTCACCTTCCAAAAAAGAAGATGAGAGTAAGCTGAAAAAGGCGTCCTAA
- a CDS encoding MFS transporter: MSAQSLWKRNFTYLFVSKMCKITADSLSFNTILWLLVLGGKGAIGTAFFIAVSFVPQAIVGPFITPMMRPHQLKFWMCFADLTRGAIILVIVISYFHGFSPLALIIGGMLLHSATGGSYEPASVSIIPKLVHEDVIQKANATIQSASHVVRLVTVTICGVMIAFVGVGYTMLVIIPLYLISALLVLMITYQTEVIIDKGKKGLSYGKRLMRGFSLVRSHHILFPLAIFCVCSNFAAAPWEALSVIYLTEELNSGPVVYSLIKVTTALGAFLMGFVLTKIKVNRYGLLFIGAGIVDGIAFFITGMNALLPLVFISAFALGAAISAVNVPEHTMIQLSVKAEDQPQVYAIINMISYLMIPLGALIGGYMATLFGSGYVIAAGGIIEAVSGICLLLFTKIGKVERTDLTIERDKPGLNAT, translated from the coding sequence TTGAGTGCTCAAAGCCTGTGGAAAAGAAATTTTACTTACTTATTTGTTTCTAAAATGTGCAAAATCACTGCTGATAGTTTATCTTTCAACACCATCTTGTGGCTTTTAGTGCTAGGCGGGAAAGGGGCAATAGGGACAGCGTTTTTTATTGCGGTCAGCTTTGTTCCTCAAGCGATCGTCGGGCCATTTATTACCCCAATGATGAGGCCGCATCAATTGAAATTCTGGATGTGCTTTGCTGATTTAACGCGAGGAGCGATTATCCTTGTGATCGTGATCAGTTACTTTCATGGTTTTTCCCCATTAGCACTCATCATTGGCGGTATGCTGCTGCATTCGGCGACAGGAGGCTCCTATGAACCGGCGTCGGTATCAATTATTCCAAAGCTTGTGCATGAGGACGTCATACAAAAAGCGAATGCAACCATCCAATCAGCAAGTCATGTGGTAAGGCTTGTGACGGTTACGATTTGTGGTGTCATGATCGCGTTTGTGGGGGTAGGGTATACAATGCTTGTGATCATTCCTCTTTACCTCATATCAGCTTTATTGGTTTTAATGATTACATATCAAACAGAAGTCATCATTGATAAAGGCAAAAAAGGGCTATCATATGGCAAAAGATTAATGAGGGGATTTTCACTTGTTAGGAGCCATCATATTTTGTTTCCATTAGCGATTTTTTGCGTCTGCTCAAACTTCGCTGCAGCGCCCTGGGAAGCATTGTCTGTTATTTATTTGACAGAAGAATTAAATAGTGGACCGGTGGTTTATTCATTGATCAAAGTCACAACAGCACTAGGCGCATTTTTGATGGGGTTTGTTTTGACAAAGATCAAAGTGAATCGGTATGGATTGCTGTTTATAGGCGCAGGGATCGTTGATGGAATCGCATTCTTCATCACAGGAATGAACGCATTATTACCACTTGTGTTTATATCAGCTTTTGCCTTAGGCGCAGCCATCAGTGCAGTCAATGTTCCCGAACATACGATGATTCAATTGTCAGTGAAGGCAGAGGATCAGCCGCAGGTATATGCGATTATCAACATGATCTCCTATTTAATGATTCCGTTAGGTGCCCTCATCGGCGGCTATATGGCCACTCTATTTGGTTCTGGGTACGTTATTGCAGCAGGAGGGATCATTGAAGCTGTTTCTGGTATCTGCCTGCTTCTGTTCACAAAGATTGGGAAGGTAGAGAGGACGGATTTGACGATAGAACGAGACAAACCTGGCTTAAACGCAACGTGA
- a CDS encoding ROK family glucokinase — protein MTGDWFVGVDLGGTTIKLAFINLYGEIQHKWEIPTDKSGQTITVDIAKSIDHKLVEISMPKSALIGIGMGAPGPVDKVSGIVYKTTNLGWTNYPLKDHLEAETGLPSVIENDANIAALGEMWKGAGDGAKNIFMVTLGTGVGGGIIVNGEVVQGETGAGGEIGHICAVPFQGAPCNCGRTGCIETIASATGIVRLAKDKLETEQHTSSLGTLASLSAKDVFQAAENGDNLGMRVVEEVTTHLGLVLANLASALNPTKIVIGGGVSKAGELLRSKVEHVVKHHAFPPCAEDVEVVIAALGNDAGVIGGAWMAKNKWLS, from the coding sequence ATGACAGGGGATTGGTTTGTAGGGGTTGATCTTGGCGGTACGACAATTAAGCTTGCGTTCATTAATCTATATGGTGAGATTCAGCATAAGTGGGAGATTCCTACGGATAAATCTGGGCAGACGATCACAGTCGATATTGCGAAATCAATTGATCATAAACTGGTTGAGATCAGTATGCCAAAATCGGCTCTCATTGGTATAGGAATGGGAGCACCTGGACCCGTCGATAAAGTATCCGGAATCGTCTATAAAACAACGAATTTGGGCTGGACAAACTATCCTTTGAAAGATCACTTAGAGGCCGAAACGGGACTTCCATCAGTAATTGAAAATGATGCGAACATTGCTGCACTCGGTGAAATGTGGAAGGGTGCAGGAGATGGTGCAAAAAACATCTTTATGGTCACACTTGGAACGGGTGTTGGCGGCGGCATTATCGTAAATGGGGAGGTTGTTCAAGGTGAAACAGGTGCTGGCGGAGAAATTGGCCATATTTGTGCAGTTCCATTTCAAGGAGCACCGTGTAACTGCGGAAGAACAGGCTGTATTGAAACCATTGCGTCTGCCACCGGCATCGTCCGGCTTGCAAAGGATAAATTAGAAACCGAGCAGCATACATCCTCACTTGGGACGCTCGCTTCGCTGTCTGCAAAGGATGTGTTTCAGGCGGCAGAAAACGGAGATAATCTTGGAATGCGTGTCGTAGAAGAAGTGACGACCCACCTTGGACTTGTCCTAGCGAATCTTGCTAGTGCTTTAAACCCAACAAAGATCGTCATTGGCGGTGGTGTTTCTAAAGCAGGAGAGCTTCTTCGCAGTAAAGTAGAGCACGTGGTCAAACATCATGCATTCCCGCCTTGTGCTGAAGATGTCGAGGTTGTCATTGCAGCACTTGGAAACGATGCAGGTGTGATCGGCGGGGCATGGATGGCAAAAAATAAATGGCTGTCTTGA
- a CDS encoding DUF2759 domain-containing protein, translated as MMLVIIFGLVTILAALGIYRSLKKVNVLAIAFAGATFLVFGWFTVMTIIYSGYPTAH; from the coding sequence ATGATGCTCGTCATTATTTTCGGTCTAGTCACGATTTTAGCCGCTCTCGGCATCTATCGCTCACTTAAAAAAGTGAACGTACTTGCCATCGCTTTTGCTGGCGCTACATTTTTGGTTTTTGGATGGTTTACTGTCATGACCATCATCTATAGCGGTTATCCAACTGCACATTAA
- a CDS encoding YqgQ family protein, which translates to MKTLYDVQQLLMRFGNYVYFGDREVELEFMADELKEMYTSGIIDRNEWSNAMAILQMELAKLNRKTM; encoded by the coding sequence ATGAAAACGTTATATGATGTACAGCAGCTGCTCATGAGATTTGGAAATTATGTGTATTTCGGAGATCGTGAAGTGGAGTTAGAATTTATGGCAGATGAATTGAAGGAAATGTATACATCGGGAATCATAGACCGAAACGAATGGTCAAACGCAATGGCCATTCTTCAAATGGAATTGGCCAAATTAAATAGAAAAACAATGTGA
- a CDS encoding STAS domain-containing protein, translating into MKNEKSEQLYEFILKEAPVMTEEWLKTRTEEGSLYSKHASEETEKKLKEQNTAFIQTIAATLVKVSDKAENHLKKWSVDIARDRAVHEVFLYEIIGQFKVFRHIFCSRIETFTQETELEVTLQDVCGWNQHFHGTFDDMIERLSEEYDRVTLSQLNAQREMIQELSAPVIPVSKEIGILPLIGEIDTYRAKIILESVLEQASRLRLIHLFIDISGVPVVDTMVAYQLFKVVDSAKLLGIETIISGIRPEIAQTVVKLGIDFSKVNTEHSLAKALEKRGFRIFEEAI; encoded by the coding sequence ATGAAAAATGAAAAATCTGAACAATTATATGAATTTATTCTAAAAGAAGCGCCTGTCATGACCGAAGAATGGTTGAAAACAAGAACAGAAGAAGGTTCATTATACTCTAAACATGCTTCAGAGGAGACAGAAAAGAAACTGAAGGAACAAAACACAGCGTTTATTCAAACCATTGCAGCGACGCTTGTAAAGGTATCAGACAAAGCAGAGAACCATTTGAAAAAGTGGTCTGTTGATATCGCTCGTGATCGAGCAGTTCACGAGGTGTTCTTATATGAAATCATCGGCCAATTTAAGGTATTCCGCCACATCTTCTGTTCGAGAATCGAGACATTCACACAAGAAACAGAGCTAGAAGTGACGCTGCAAGATGTGTGCGGATGGAATCAGCATTTTCACGGGACGTTTGATGATATGATTGAGCGTTTATCAGAAGAATATGACCGCGTGACACTGAGTCAGCTAAATGCACAAAGAGAAATGATCCAAGAACTTAGTGCCCCTGTTATTCCAGTATCAAAAGAGATCGGGATTTTACCGCTGATCGGCGAAATTGATACGTACCGGGCCAAAATTATTTTGGAGTCAGTACTAGAACAGGCTTCAAGACTGCGTTTGATCCATTTATTTATTGATATATCTGGCGTACCAGTTGTTGATACAATGGTTGCTTATCAGCTCTTTAAAGTGGTTGATAGTGCGAAGCTTCTAGGAATTGAGACGATTATTTCAGGTATCCGGCCAGAGATTGCTCAGACAGTTGTCAAACTTGGCATTGATTTCTCAAAAGTAAATACTGAACATAGCCTTGCAAAAGCGTTAGAAAAGAGAGGATTCCGTATCTTTGAAGAGGCAATATGA
- a CDS encoding MBL fold metallo-hydrolase: protein MNWRRMPLGYVQANAYIWKNEQGECLIFDPGGEAQKLISYVKEKQLTPLAVLLTHAHFDHIGAADEVRAEWGVPLYVHEHEKEWLTNAELNGSARLIGNGITVKEAEKLITSEGTLQIGSFTLDIFHTPGHSPGSVSYYSSEEGFVISGDALFQGGIGRTDLVGGSQEVLLQSIHDKLLSLPESTLVLSGHGGETTVLTEQEQNPFIHGFSL, encoded by the coding sequence ATGAATTGGAGAAGAATGCCACTAGGCTATGTACAAGCAAATGCGTATATTTGGAAAAACGAGCAGGGAGAATGCTTAATTTTTGATCCAGGTGGTGAAGCGCAAAAGCTGATTTCCTATGTGAAAGAAAAACAGCTCACACCGCTCGCTGTCTTACTGACACATGCCCATTTTGATCATATTGGTGCGGCAGATGAGGTGCGTGCAGAGTGGGGAGTGCCACTATATGTACACGAACATGAAAAAGAGTGGCTCACGAATGCTGAGTTAAACGGCTCAGCTCGATTGATTGGAAATGGAATTACTGTCAAAGAAGCTGAAAAATTGATTACGTCAGAAGGAACTCTTCAAATCGGATCGTTTACATTAGACATATTCCACACACCTGGGCATTCACCAGGCAGTGTGTCTTACTATTCGTCGGAGGAGGGATTTGTCATTTCTGGTGACGCTTTATTCCAAGGCGGCATCGGGAGAACAGATTTAGTGGGCGGCAGTCAGGAAGTGCTGCTTCAATCGATTCATGACAAATTGTTATCATTGCCAGAATCCACTCTCGTTTTAAGTGGACATGGCGGGGAAACAACTGTGCTCACGGAGCAGGAACAAAATCCGTTTATTCATGGTTTTTCTCTTTAA
- the comGA gene encoding competence type IV pilus ATPase ComGA — protein sequence MYGIEYLGQELLEEACRMRASDVHIVPKEKEASVSFRVDSDLIQQRAIDKKSGERLIAHFKFLSSMDIGEKRRPQNGSLAVMLRTGQVFVRMSTLPTVNDESLVIRILPQDHIPKTKYLSLFPKASARLLSFLNHSHGLILFTGPTNSGKTTTLYSLIQFAKKHFNRNIITLEDPVETRNEEVLQVQVNEKAGITYAAGLRAILRHDPDMIVLGEIRDAETAKTAIRAALTGHLVMSTLHAKNAKGALYRMLEFGVTMNELEQTMVAIAAQRLIELTCPFCGETCQLYCKLNRPVRRTNVFELLYGKELGECIKEAKGEYAHSSYETLQRLIRKGVALGYLSKNTYHRWVYEEASL from the coding sequence TTGTATGGTATTGAATATTTGGGACAAGAGCTGCTAGAAGAAGCATGCCGCATGAGAGCATCTGATGTTCATATTGTCCCAAAAGAAAAGGAAGCTTCGGTATCTTTCCGTGTAGACTCAGATTTAATCCAGCAGCGAGCCATTGATAAAAAAAGCGGGGAACGGTTAATTGCTCATTTTAAATTTTTATCCTCCATGGATATCGGCGAAAAAAGGAGACCGCAAAACGGGTCATTGGCTGTGATGCTGAGAACTGGCCAAGTGTTTGTTCGAATGTCTACATTACCGACTGTAAATGATGAAAGTTTAGTGATTAGGATTTTACCGCAGGATCATATCCCGAAAACAAAATATCTGTCGTTATTTCCGAAAGCCTCAGCCAGATTATTATCATTTTTGAATCATTCGCATGGACTCATTTTATTTACTGGGCCAACCAATTCAGGGAAAACAACAACACTTTATTCATTGATACAGTTTGCAAAAAAGCATTTCAACCGAAATATTATTACACTTGAAGATCCTGTGGAAACAAGAAATGAAGAAGTGTTACAGGTACAAGTCAATGAAAAAGCAGGCATCACGTATGCGGCGGGATTACGCGCTATTTTAAGACATGACCCAGATATGATTGTGCTAGGAGAAATAAGAGATGCTGAAACAGCCAAAACGGCAATTAGAGCAGCACTGACAGGCCATTTAGTGATGAGTACGCTGCATGCGAAAAATGCAAAAGGTGCCCTTTACCGAATGCTTGAATTTGGTGTGACGATGAATGAGCTCGAACAAACAATGGTTGCGATTGCTGCACAGCGATTAATCGAGCTCACGTGTCCATTTTGCGGGGAAACGTGTCAGCTATATTGCAAATTAAATCGACCGGTCAGACGAACGAATGTTTTTGAATTACTTTACGGAAAGGAGCTTGGTGAGTGTATCAAAGAGGCCAAAGGAGAATATGCTCACTCGTCATATGAAACACTGCAAAGATTAATTCGTAAAGGAGTGGCACTGGGCTATCTATCGAAAAACACATATCATCGCTGGGTTTATGAAGAAGCGAGTCTCTAA
- a CDS encoding M14 family metallopeptidase codes for MKTTSFGKIEWQLDEAKLDDVAKQLGIGKAAFHLSNQTSTEHLLLPGYRFPEGTHAFHSICDLQRFISPYRLQQSDDWINGTFEYDSAQLEEELRHLKAVFPFLHISVIGHSVLDTPIYEIRTEPAQHLHSIHLNASFHANEWITTSVLLKWLKSLCLAASDPVQARHYEAVHILQTTALSIVPMVNPDGVDLVRNGPESLGLSSEKLTSLNGGFSDYREWKANIRGVDLNNQFPAYWEIEYYRNQPKVPSYRDFPGDQPLTEPEAKAMANLALRKRFDRLIALHTQGEEIYWGFLGHEPAISKDTVKRFEQVSGYKPIQYLDSYAGYRDWFIYQFQSEGYTVELGLGKNPLSMNQFDSIYEKTKRLLWEACKC; via the coding sequence ATGAAGACAACGTCGTTTGGAAAAATTGAATGGCAGCTGGATGAAGCTAAGCTGGATGATGTGGCAAAGCAGCTTGGAATAGGGAAAGCGGCTTTCCATTTATCCAATCAAACAAGTACCGAGCATCTTCTTTTACCGGGGTATAGATTCCCAGAAGGTACCCATGCATTTCATTCCATATGTGATTTGCAGAGATTTATTTCACCTTACCGGCTGCAGCAATCAGATGATTGGATCAACGGAACATTTGAATACGATAGTGCTCAATTAGAAGAAGAGTTAAGACATTTGAAAGCCGTATTTCCTTTTCTTCATATCAGTGTGATTGGTCATTCAGTGCTTGATACGCCTATTTATGAAATTCGGACAGAGCCAGCTCAGCATTTACATTCTATTCATCTCAATGCCTCTTTTCATGCAAATGAATGGATCACCACCTCTGTTTTATTAAAATGGTTGAAATCCCTTTGTTTAGCTGCGTCTGATCCAGTGCAAGCGAGACATTATGAAGCGGTTCATATACTGCAAACCACCGCACTATCCATCGTGCCAATGGTTAATCCAGATGGAGTGGATTTGGTTCGCAATGGCCCAGAATCACTAGGTCTAAGCAGTGAAAAATTGACATCGCTAAATGGTGGGTTTTCCGATTATAGAGAATGGAAAGCTAATATTCGAGGAGTTGATTTAAACAATCAATTTCCTGCTTATTGGGAAATCGAATACTACCGTAATCAGCCGAAGGTGCCGTCTTATAGGGATTTTCCTGGTGATCAGCCGTTAACAGAACCAGAAGCGAAAGCGATGGCAAATCTTGCGTTACGCAAGCGCTTTGACCGGCTGATCGCCCTTCATACACAAGGAGAAGAGATATACTGGGGCTTTCTTGGCCACGAACCAGCGATATCCAAAGATACGGTCAAACGATTCGAACAGGTGAGCGGCTACAAACCGATTCAATACCTTGATAGCTATGCAGGCTATCGTGATTGGTTTATTTATCAATTTCAAAGTGAGGGCTATACAGTGGAGCTTGGTCTAGGGAAGAATCCTCTTTCCATGAATCAATTTGATTCCATTTATGAAAAAACAAAGCGGCTATTATGGGAAGCTTGTAAGTGTTAA
- a CDS encoding DUF2626 domain-containing protein: MNRMFRVLGFWTGIFAVMFYLGHMKDASLLFFGQTVLFVFLSYLNLSERMYIYIFGAYLTIFFAGFTYYSIFIMVPGTGH, from the coding sequence ATGAATCGCATGTTCCGCGTGCTTGGCTTTTGGACGGGTATTTTTGCTGTCATGTTCTATTTAGGACATATGAAAGATGCATCCTTGCTGTTCTTCGGTCAAACCGTTCTTTTTGTATTTTTATCCTACTTGAATTTATCCGAAAGAATGTATATTTACATTTTCGGAGCGTACTTGACGATTTTCTTTGCCGGATTTACATATTATTCGATTTTCATCATGGTTCCCGGTACCGGACATTAA
- a CDS encoding MTH1187 family thiamine-binding protein, translated as MAIADVTIIPIGTETPSVSSYVADVQRILEGFQQEGKIKYQLTPMNTLIEGELSVLFEVIQRIHEAPFEKGLHRVATNIRIDDRRDQTTTLTSKLESVNKHLNQ; from the coding sequence ATGGCCATAGCAGATGTCACCATCATTCCAATAGGAACTGAAACACCAAGCGTGAGTTCATATGTAGCAGATGTACAAAGAATTTTGGAAGGCTTTCAACAAGAAGGGAAAATCAAATATCAGTTAACACCTATGAATACGTTAATTGAAGGTGAATTATCCGTTTTATTTGAGGTCATTCAGCGCATTCATGAGGCACCTTTTGAAAAGGGATTACACAGAGTAGCAACCAATATCCGCATTGATGACAGACGGGATCAAACAACAACCCTTACAAGCAAATTAGAAAGCGTGAATAAGCACTTGAATCAATAA